A single genomic interval of Aythya fuligula isolate bAytFul2 chromosome 28, bAytFul2.pri, whole genome shotgun sequence harbors:
- the PEX11B gene encoding peroxisomal membrane protein 11B gives MEPWVRFSAQSQARERLLRAAQYGCALAGAALRRNGASAEVLARVRQLEAHLSLGRKLLRLGGSAEALEAAKRAIHLSDAVLRFCLTLSHLNRALYLACDNVLWAGKAGLAPAVDQEKWSQRSFRYYLFALLVNLSRDAYELRVLMEREANGKRLKGTEGRQQQQQRHRAEAGLQQLGLRLQLELRLLLRVLRSNPPLLLDLLKNACDLFIPLDKLGLYRSSPAFVGLCGLASSVLSILTILHPWLKLKP, from the exons aTGGAGCCCTGGGTGCGCTTCAGCGCCCAGAGCCAGGCCCGGGAGCGGCTCCTCAG GGCGGCTCAATACGGCTGCGCCCTGGCCGGGGCAGCGCTGCGGAGGAACGGGGCGAGCGCCGAGGTGCTGGCCCGGGTACGGCAGCTGGAAGCACACCTCAGCCTGGGCCGTAAAC TGCTGCGCCTGGGCGGCTCGGCCGAGGCGCTGGAGGCGGCCAAGCGAGCCATCCACCTGTCGGACGCCGTGCTGCGCTTCTGCCTCACCCTCAGCCACCTCAACAGGGCCCTCTACCTGGCCTGCGACAACGTCCTCTGGGCCGGCAAGGCGGGCTTGGCCCCCGCCGTGGATCAGGAGAAGTGGAGCCAGAGGTCCTTCAG GTACTATCTCTTCGCCCTGCTCGTCAACCTGAGCCGGGACGCCTACGAGCTGCGGGTGCTGATGGAACGTGAGGCCAACGGGAAGAGGCTGAAAGGCACcgaggggaggcagcagcagcagcagcggcaccGCGCCGAGGCcgggctccagcagctggggctgaggctCCAGCTGGAGCTGCGGCTGCTGCTCCGCGTCCTCCGCAGCAACCCCCCGCTGCTGCTGGATTTGCTGAAGAACGCCTGCGACCTCTTCATCCCCCTGGACAAGCTGGGGCTCTACCGGAGCAGCCCGGCCTTCGTGGGGCTGTGCGGCCTCGCCTCCTCCGTCCTCTCCATCCTCACCATCCTGCACCCCTGGCTCAAGCTGAAGCCGTAG